The Streptomyces sp. 135 sequence CCCCGCCTTCCGCGCGCGCTTCGCCCGCGAGGTGGCCACGGCCCGCCGCGTCTACGGCTACCACCTCATCCCCGTCGTCGACCACGACGCCGAGGCGGAGCTCCCCTGGCTCGCCACCCGCTACGTCCCCGGCCTCCCGCTCGACGACGCCCTCAGGGACCACGGCCCGCTGCCCGTCCCCACCGCGCTGCGGCTCGCCGCCTGCACGGCGTACGCCCTGGACGCCGTGCACACCGCGGGCGTCATCCACCGCGACGTGAAGCCGGGCAACATCCTGCTGGCCTCCGACGGGCCCTGGCTGCTCGACTTCGGCATCGCGCGGGCCGCGGGCGCCGCCACGCTCACCACCGTCGGCCGCCTCGTCGGCACGCCCCGCCACATGTCGCCCGAACACGCGCTGGGCCACGAGGTCACGCCCGCCTCCGACGTGTTCACCCTGGGCCTGATCATCGCCGAGGCCGCCTGCGGCCACCACCCCTACGGCCGGGGCAACGGCCTGGCCATCGCCGCGCGCATCGCGGGCACGGACCGCGAGCCCCCGGTCCTCGACGACGTGCCCGAACCGCTGCGCACCATCGCCGCCCACTGCCTGGCGCCGCGCCCCGAGGACCGCCCGACGGCCGCCGAGACGGCCCGCCTCTGCGAGGCCGAGGCGGTGACCCCGCGCCCCCTGCGCGACTTCACCGGATGGCTCCCGGCGCCCGTGGCCGAGGACGTGCGGCGCATCGAGGCGGCGTCGGCCCGGCCGCCGGGCGGGGGCGTGGCATTGGCGGAGGCGGAGACGGTCCGCGCCCTGCCGCCCACGGCGCCGCTGACGGTGCGGGACGAGGAGTGGTCACGCCGCGTACGCCGCGAGACGTGAGACGCGGGGCCCGCGCACCGGGTCAGCCGAGCTTGTCGACGGCCTGGTAGTACGTCCACGCCGTCCCGTCGCACGTGGCCTTCGTCGTGCCGCTGTACCGCGCGCACACCCTCTTCAGGTCCGCGTAAAAGGCGCTGTCGAGCCGCGCCTTGTTGGCGCTGAAGGTGCCCGCTTCCTTGTAGTTGCGGTAGCCGAAGTCGTGCCGGGCGCAGGAGGTCTTGAAGGGGAAGCCGAGGGGGTTGTCGGGCGAGGTGGAGCAGTAGTCGGTGGTCCAGTTGAACCCGTACGCGCTCCAGGCGCCCCGGTTCGCGTCGGCCGAGACCCAGGCCTGGTAACTGGCCACGTCGGTCTGGGTCCAGCGGCTGAGCACCTGCGCCTTGTCGGCCGGCACGGCGGCCGCCGGGGCGGCGGTGACCCCCAGCCCGAGGGTGAGGGAAGCGGCGCCCACGGCAAGGGCGGCGATTCGACGACGCATGAGGTTTCCTCCAGTGGGGGGGAAATGACGCTGACGGACGTGCCCGGAACCCGCTGTACTCGACAGGCCTTCTGTGCTCGGCAGGCCTTGGTTGGCTCAACAAGCCTTTATTTTCCAATAGTTGATGCCGCGACACATGAACTCCGGATCACGGAACTTCCCCCGGCATAAGCGTGTCGTAAGCTCTGAACGCTTCACGCGCCGCAGGCGTCGCGCATCCACCGGGGGAGGCTCCCAACCACCATGAGCAGCACCGAAATCCTCAGCCCCCTGGGGCCCCAGGACCCGAGAGAGGCCGCGGGCTACAGCCTCCTCGCCAGGATCGGCGAGGGCGGCATGGGCACCGTCTACCTCTCCCGCACCCGCGGCGGCCAGCCCGTCGCGCTCAAGGTGATCCGCCGCGAGTACGGCCAGGACGCCGACTTCCGCCGCCGCTTCGAGCAGGAGGTCCAGGCGGCCCGGCGCGTCCAGGGCTACCACCTGGTCCCGGTCGTGGACCACGACACCTCCGGCGAACTCCCGTGGCTCGCCTCCGCGTTCATCCCCGGCATCCCCCTGCACGACGCCCTCGCCGCGTACGGCCCGCTGCCCCTGCCCGCCGTCTTCCAGCTGATCGGCTGCGCGGCCCGCGCCCTGACCGCGATCCACGCCGCGGGCGTCATCCACCGCGACCTCAAGCCCAGCAACATCCTGCTGGGCTCCGGAGGTCCGTACGTCATCGACTTCGGCATCGCCCGCGCGGCCGACGCCACCCAGCTCACCCAGTCCGGCGGCCTGATCGGCACCCCGCAGTACATGTCGCCCGAGCACGCGCTCGGGGAGCAGGTCGGCCCGGCCACCGACGTCTTCTCGCTCGGCCTGATCGCGGCCGTCGCGGCCACCGGACGCCACCCCTACGGCGACGGCGGCGCCATCACCATCGCCGCGCAGATCGCGAACACGGCTCACCGGCCGCCGCAACTCGCCTCGTACGACGAAGAGTTGCGCACCCTTGTGGAGCGCTGCCTGGCCGCGGACCCGGCGGACCGGATCGGGGCGGCCGAGCTGGCCGAGTGGTGCGAGCGTGCGGCGGGACGGCCCCTGGCCCAGTTCGACGGCTGGCTCCCGCAGCCCCTCACCGCCGAGATCGCCCGTCGCGAGCAGTGGGCCCAGAATCCGCCGCCGCCGACACCCCCGCAGGCCCCGGCCGCGCCCCCCACGGCCCCGCCCCCGCCGGCCACCGGCTACGGCTACCCGCAGGCCCCCGGCACCCAGCCCCCGCAGACCGGCCCCCACACGTTCGACCTGGCCCCGCAGCCCACGGCCCCCGCCCCCAAGCCCCGCGGCCGCGCCCGCCTCGTCCTGATCGCCGCCGCCCTGGTCATCGCGGTCGGCGCGGGCGCGGCCGCCGCGGTGTGGGTGGTGAACAAGAACGACAAGGGCGGCGACGACGAAGGCAAGAAGAACCACGACAAGCAGACCTCGGCGTCGGCGGACCCCCACGAGGACCCCACCCAGAAGGACCCCGTGGACCCGACGGGCGACCCCACCGGAAGCGCCGCGCCACCGCCGCCCGCCGAGGCGTCCTACACCGTGCTCTTCAAGGACAAGCCGTTCACCGTCCGCACGCCCGGCTCACTCGACACGACGTACGTCGACCTCGACGAGCCCAAGGCGGACACCGGGGCCACCATGGACTCCGACCTGCGGGACATGATCATCAGGGACTCCCTGTGGGAGTTCGAGTCCACGGTGGGCAAGAGCGCGGGGACGACCGCGGAGCAGTGCAGGGCGGGCGCCGAGACCGACGCGCTGCCCGCCCAGGTCGGCGCCGACGACTTCGGCGAGCGCGGCCTCGTCACCAAGGGCACGCGCCTGTGCACGGTCACCCGGGACGGCAACCTCGCCATGTACGAGATCAACGGCATGACCCCGGGCAAGTACGACTCAGACGTCCCCACGGTCACCGGCAAGGTCACCCTCTGGAAGATCAGCGACTGACTCCGCCGACTCCGCACAGGCAGAAGGGGGGCGCCCCGAGCCGCAAGGCCCGGGGCGCCCCCCTTTCACGTACCGCCGAAGACGCCTATGAACGCCCCTATGAATGCGTACGCAGCAGAGTCCGCATCGTCCGCATCGCCACCGACAGGTTCGCCAGGTCGAACGCGTCCGAACTCTGGATCTCCTCCAGCGTCGCCCGCGCCCGGCTCAGGATCGGCGCGTTCTTCTCCTCCCACGCCTTGAAGCGCTCCTCGGGCGTGGCCGCGCCGTTCCCGGCGGCGAGGACGTCCGCCGTCAGCGCGGCGTGCGCCGCGTACAGGTCCTCGCGGATGGAGGCGCGCGCCATGGACTGCCAGCGGTCGGCCCGCGGCAGTTCGATGATGCGGTCCATGAGCTGGGTGATGCGCAGCCGGTCGGCGAGGTCGTAGTAGACCTCGGAGACGGCCATCGGATCCTTGCCCACCCGGTCGGCGACGGCGACGATGTCGAGCGTCGGGAAGGCGGACGAGAACCCGGCGACGCGCTGCGCGAGTTCGTCGGGGACGCCCGCGGCCGTCAGCTCGTCGCGGATGCCCTGGTACCACTCCAGGTCCGAGCCGCGCAGCAGGTTCGGCAGCTCGTCCCAGACCTGGGCGACGCCCTCGCCGAAGAAGGCGATGGTCTCGGCGAGCTGGAGCGGCTGCGGCCGGTTGTTGAGCAGCCAACGCGCGCCGCGCTCGACGAGACGGCGCGAGTGCAGCCGTACGCGGGTCTGGACGTCGGCGGCGACGACATTGTCGAGCGCTTCGACGGCGTCCCAGACCTCGCTGAGCCCGAAGATCTCCCGCGCGGCCAGCTGGGCCCGCACGATCTCCTCCAGCGAGGCGCCCGTCTCCTCCCGCAGCCGGTGCAGGAAGGTCGAACCACCGGCGTTCACCGTGTCGTTGACCAGGACGGTGGTGATGATCTCCCGGCGCAGCGCGTGCCCGTCGACCTGGTCGGGGAACCTCTCGCGCAGCGCCTTCGGGAAGTACGCGTGCAGCAGGCGCCGCAGGTACGGGTCGTCGGGCAGCGTCGTCTGGATCAGCTCGTCGGCGGCCGTGATCTTCGTGTAGGCGAGGAGGACGGCAAGCTCGGGCTGGGACAGGCCACGCCCGGCGTTGAGCAGCTCGCGGATCTGCCGGTCGTTGGGCAGGAACTCCAGGCTCCGGTCGAGGTGGCCCTGCTTGCCGAGGCGGCGCATGAAGCGCTGGTGGGCGTGGAGCAGGGACGGCGACTGGGCCACCGCGTTGCCCAGGGCGGTGTTCTGCGCGTAGTTGTTGCGCAGCACGAGCTGCCCGACCTCGTCGGTCATCTCGGCGAGCAGCTTGTTGCGCTGCTTGACGGTCATGTCGCCGTCGGTGACGACCGCGTTGAGCAGGATCTTGATGTTCACCTCGTGGTCGGAGGTGTCCACGCCCGCGCTGTTGTCGATGGCGTCGGTGTTGATGCGGCCGCCGGCGCGCGCGAACTCGATGCGTCCCAGCTGGGTCAGGCCGAGGTTGCCGCCCTCGCCGACGACCTTCACGCGCAGGTCGGAGCCGTTGACGCGGATCGAGTCGTTCGCCTTGTCGCCGACGTCGGCGTTCGACTCGGCGGACGACTTCACGTACGTACCGATGCCGCCGTTCCACAGCAGGTCCACGGGGGCCTGGAGGATGGCCCGCATCAGGTCGGCCGGGGTCATCTTGGCGACGCCGGTCTCGATGCCGAGGGCCCCGCGGATGTGGGCGTTGAGCTGGATCGCCTTGGCGGAGCGGGGGAAGATCCCGCCGCCGTTGGAGAGGAGCTTCTTGTCGTAGTCGGCCCACGAGGAGCGCGGCAGCTCGAAGAGGCGGCGGCGCTCGGCGTAGGAGGTCGCGGCGTCCGGCTTCGGGTCGATGAAGATGTGCCGGTGATCGAATGCGGCGACCAGCCGGATGTGCTCACTGAGCAGCATGCCGTTGCCGAAGACGTCACCGCTCATGTCACCGACGCCGACGACCGTGAAGTCCTCGGACTGGGTGTCGCAGCCCAGCTCACGGAAGTGCCGCTTGACGGACTCCCAGGCGCCGCGGGCGGTGATGCCCATGCCCTTGTGGTCGTACCCGGCGGAGCCGCCGGAGGCGAACGCGTCGCCGAGCCAGAAGTCGTAGTCCTCGGCGACCTTGTTGGCGATGTCCGAGAACGTCGCCGTGCCCTTGTCGGCGGCGACGACGAGGTAGGTGTCGTCCTCGTCGTGGCGCACCACGTCCACGGGCGGCACGACCTCACCGGCGACCAGGTTGTCGGTGATGTCGAGGAGGGCGGAGATGAACGTCTTGTAGCAGGCGACGCCCTCCGCCAGCCACGCGTCGCGGTCCACCGACGGGTCGGGCAGCTGCTTGGCGACGAAGCCGCCCTTGGCACCGACGGGCACGATGACGGTGTTCTTCACCATCTGCGCCTTGACCAGGCCGAGGATCTCGGTACGGAAGTCCTCGCGCCGGTCGGACCAGCGCAGACCGCCGCGCGCGACCTTGCCGAAGCGCAGGTGGACGCCCTCGACGCGGGGCGAGTACACCCAGATCTCGTACGCGGGGCGGGGCGCGGGCAGGTCGGGGATGGCCTGCGGGTCGAACTTCATGGAGACGTAGGTGTGCGGCCGGCCGCTCTCCGTCTTCTGGAAGAAGTTCGTCCGCAGGGTCGCCTTGATGACGGTGAGGAACGACCGCAGGATGCGGTCCTCGTCCAGCGACGCGACCTGGTCGAGCGCGCCGTCCAACTCCTCCAGGAGGCCGTCGGTCAGCTCGGTGCCGGCGCGCTGGTGGTCCGGCGACATGCGCGCCTCGAAGAGCGAGACGAGCAGCCGGGTGGTGTGGACGTTGTTGCGGAGGGTGTCCTCCATGTAGTCCTGGCTGAAGGTGGCACCCGCCTGGCGCAGGTACTTGGCGTAGGCCCGCAGGACCATCGCCTGGCGCCAGTTGAGGCCCGCGCGCAGCACCAGCGAGTTGAAGCCGTCGACCTCGGCGGCGCCGGTCCAGGCGGCGGCGAAGGCCTCCTGGAAGCGCTCGCGGCCGTCGTCGGCGAGGTAGTCGCCGCTGCCGTTCGGGGACTTGGGCATGCGCAGCCCGAAGTCGTAGATCCACGCGTGCGTACGGTCCGAGCAGCGCAGCTCGTACGGACGCTCGTCGGTGACCTCGACGCCGAGCCGCTGGAGGACGGGAAGCACCGCGGAGAGGGAGACCTGCTCGCCCGAGCGGTAGATCTTGAAGCGGCGCTCACCGGGGGCGGCGCCCACCGGCTCGTACAGGGAGAGCGCGAAGTCCTTGTCGCCCTGGCTGAGCTGCTCCAGGTGCTGGAGGTCGGCGACGGCGGCGCGCGGCGTGTGGTCGGCCTTGTACCCCTCGGGGAAGGCGGTCCCGTACCGGCGCAGGAGTTCGGCGGCGCGCTCCTCGCCGCACTCGGCGGTCAGCGCCTCGGCGAAGCCGTCGGCCCAGGAGCGGGCGGCGTCGACGAGCCGCGCCTCGATGCGCTCGACGTCGGTGTCGGAGAGGTCGGGGACCTCGCCGCCCTTGGGAACGCGCACCACGAAGTGGATGCGGGAGAGGATCGACTCGGTGTTCCAGGCGGTGAAGTCGACGCTGGCGCCGTTCAGCTCTTCCTTGAGGATGTCGATGATCCGCAGCCGGACGCCGGTGGTGTAGCGGTCGCGCGGCAGGTAGACGAGCGCGGAGTAGTAGCGCCCGTACTCGTCCTTGCGCAGGTAGAGCCGCAGCCGGCGCCGCTCCTGGAGGTAGAGGACACTCGTGACGATGGCCCGCAGCTCGTCGGCGGGCGTCTGGAACAGCTCGTCGCGCGGGTAGGTCTCCAGGATCTGGAGCAGGTCGCGCCCGTCGTGGCTGTTGGCCGAGAACCCGGCGCCCTTGAGCACCTCCTCCACCTTGCGGCGGATGACCGGCACGCGCCGCACGGACTCGGTGTACGCGGCGGACGAGAAGAGCCCGAGGAAGCGCCGCTCACCCACGACGTTGCCCTCGGCGTCGAACTTCTTCACGCCGACGTAGTCGAGGTAGCTGGGGCGGTGCACGGTCGCGCGGCTGTTGGCCTTGGTCAGGACGAGCAGCTTGTGCTCGCGGGCCTTGGCGCGCGCGTCGGCGGGCAGCCGGTTGAAGGAGGGGCTGACCGGGTGGTGGTCGTCGCCGTGGTGCGGGTCGGCGCGCAGGATGCCGAGGCCGGTGCCGGGGACGGCGGCGAGGGAGTCGTCCTCGGTGAGGTTGTACTCGCGGAAGCCCAGGAAGGTGAAGTGGTTGTCGGCGAGCCAGCGCAGCAGCTCGCGGGCCTCCTCCACCTCCTGGTCGCGCAGGTCGTCGGCGGTGGGCTCGGAGGGCAGCTCGTCGGCGATGCGCAGCGCGGCGTCGCGCATCTTCTCCCAGTCCTCGACCGTCTCGCGTACGTCGGAGAGGATCCGGAGCAGATCGGCGGTGATCTGCTTCAGGTCGGCGCGGTCGGTCTCGCGGTCCATCTCGACGTGGATCCACGACTCGACGAGCGCGTCGTGCGGGCGCTCGCTGACCGGCTCCGTGGGCAGGACCTCCAGGAGCTTGCCGGTCACGTCACGGCGTACGACCACCTGGGGGTGGATCACCACGTGGATGCCGCGGCCCTGGCGGGAGAGCTCGTTGGTGACGGAGTCGACGAGGAAGGGCATGTCGTCGGTGACCACCTCGACGACGGAGTGACTGCACGTCCAGCCGTTCTCCTCGACCGTCGGGGTGTGGACCCGTACGTTCGCCGTCCCCTGGGGGCGGTTCTCGGCGAGCCGGTAGTGGGAGAAGGCGGCGCCGAAGACGTCGACCGGGTCGCGGTCGGCCAGGTCCTCGGGGGCGGTGTGCAGGTAGTAGCGCTGGAGGAACGCGAGTGCCGTGGCCTGGTCCGGCGTGGCCTCGCTCGTCGTCCCGGTCGGTGCACCACTCGGTAGGCGCCCCCCGACCGGGCTGTTCTCAGCTACCCGGGCGGCCCGCGCGAGCAGCTCGGTCTTGGCTTCGTCCAGCTTGGTCTGCATTGTCCTCTGACTCCTGTCGCGCGCCGTTGCGTGACGTAGAAGGAAGTGATGTGACGTAACGCCGCGGCACGGGGTCTCCTGCCGGAGTCGACGTTATGCCGCGGTGCGGGAAGAGCGGTCGGCTTTCCGCCATTTTCAGCGCTTCCACTGACAGATGGCTTGCCCGGGCCGGTCGGCCGCACCGCGAAGAAGCGTCAGCGAGGGCCCGGGCACGGATGTCCTCCGTGTTCCCCGGGCGCAGGGCGGAGGCACCTATGCCTCCGCGGGCTATCGCGCTGATCACGGGTCAAGGCTATCGCTCCGCGCCCGGGAACCGTCATGAGCCGTATGTGTACAAAAGCGGGGGCAGAACCTGGACAGTCTGCACAGTGCGTCCGGGGCGCGGCCCTGCTGTCGGCCCTCTTGGCAAACCGGACGCGGGGATGCACGTTGAGCGGGACGGACAACGGACATGCGTGACGGACGACGGACATGCGTGACGGACTCGGGAAGCGAGCACCGATGGCAGCCAAGATCCTGATAGTGACCGGCGACGCGGCGGAGTCGCTGGAGGTCCTCTACCCCTACCAGCGCCTGCGCGAGGAAGGATACGACGTCCACATCGCCGCCCCGGCCCGCAAGACGCTGCGGTTCGTGGTGCACGACTTCGAACCGGGCTTCGACACGTACACGGAGAAGCCGGGCTACACCTGGCCCGCGGACCTCGCCTTCGCCGAAGTGGAACCCGGCCAGTACGCCGCCCTGGTGATCCCGGGCGGCCGGGCCCCGGAGTATCTGCGCAACGACCCGGAGCTCCGCAAGATCCTCAAGTCCTTCTTCGACGCGGACAAGCCGGTGGCCCAGATCTGCCACGGCCCGCTCCTCACCGCCGCGATCGACGGCCTGAGCGGCCGCCGCGTCACGGCGTACCCGGCCCTGGAGATGGACATGCAGGCGGCGGGCGCGACCTTCCAGGACGCGGAGGTGGTGGTCGACGGCACGCTGGTCTCGGCCCGCGCGTGGACGGATCACTCGGGCTGGATGCGGGAGTTCCTGACCGTGCTGAGGGCGAAGGCACCCGTGACGTGAGGGGCCGGTAGCGGAAGGTCCCGTGGCGGCCCGGGTAGCGGAGGCTGATCATCCGTTAGGTATACGGAGCTGCGCGTATCCGTCCCACATCGGTATGCCGATCCTCGGGGATACCGATGCCGGGAGGGGGGCGCGAAGGGCAGTCTCTTCCGTGCGCCGCCTGGTCCGAGGATGCGGGAACGGGCGCCAGGGTGCCCGGCAGTGCCTGGTCATCTCCCCCACGGCTGTCATGGCAAGGCATCCGGCCCGCCCCCGCGGCCCCGGCGAAGCGGCCGACGCGGCGCCTGCCCTTGTCGGCGAGGGCAGGCGCCGCTCCTCCGGGGACGCGGACACCGCCACGCCCCTGCGCCGCTATCCCGCCACGCCGCTCCCCCGGTCCTCCGTGGCGCTCGCGATCTCCGTACGGGAGCCCACGCCCAGCTTCGCCAGGATGTGCTCGACATGCGCGTCCGCGGTCCGCTTCGAGATGACCAGGCGCTCCGCGATCTCCCGGTTGGACAGGCCCTGGCCGACCAGGGCGGCCACCTCCCGCTCCCGCCGGGTCAGTACGTCACCGGCCGCCCGCCGCCCGGACCGCTGGGCCGGCGGCCTGCCGGGAACGTCCGCGTCGGCGCGCACCGCGTGCAGGACCTGGCGGCCGGACAGCCGTGCCCCCACCGCGTGCCACCGGTCGAACTGCTTGCCGCCCAGCGCGTCCCGCACGGCCTCGCGCACCGCCTCCTGGTGCTCCAGGAGCGAGGGCAGCATGGCGATGGGGTCGCCGCCGAGCCGCCGCGCGTTCTCCGCGTACCCGAGCAGCCAGGCGGCCCGCACCTGCCGCCCGGCCTGCGCCGCCGCCCAGGCGAGGCCGTGGCAGCACATCGCTGCGACCAGGATCTCGTCGACCTCGCCGGCCGCCTCCAGGGCCCCGCACAGCGACGCGACGCCGCCCTCCCGGTCGCCCGCGAGCCACCGCACGAGGCCCTGCGCCATGAGCGTGGAGCCGTAGAGCTGCCGCTCGCCCGTGCCCTCCAGCAGGCCGAGGCCCTGCGCGCACAGCTCCAGCGCGCCCTCGGTGTCGCCGAGCACGGCCCGCAGCAGGGCCGCTTCGTAGCCCATCACCACCAGGCCGAGGAGGTTGTCGCTCTCCTGCATCCGCCGCCGCACGTCCGCGAGCCGGGCCAGCCCCTCCTCGTCCCCGCACAGCGCGGCCAGACCGTCGGCGTACCCCTCGGCGAACTGCGCCACCTCCTCGTCGCCGGCCGCCACCGCGGACACCCGCGCCAGCTCCATCTGCTCGACGGCCGTCGCCAGATCCGCCGTCCACACCGCGAAGACACCGGTCCCGAGCAGCCCCCACGCCCGCGCCGAGCAGTCCTCGGGGACGCGGGCGAGCCCCTTGTCGATCCAGTACCCGCCCTCGGAGAGCGCCCCGGAGGCCCGCCAGTGCGGCCACAGCCGGGCCGCGAGCCGCAGCCCCTGCGCCGCCCGTCCGTCGGTCTCGTACGCGTACTCCAGAGCGGCCCGCAGGTCGGCGATCTCCGCCCGGACCGTGCGGTGCAGCTCCGCCTGTCCGGCGCCGAGGAACCCCTCCTCGAAACGCCGCCCGAGATCGCGGTAGTACGCGAAGTGCCGCGCCCGCAGCGCCGCGCCGCCGTCCGCCTCGACCACGCCTAGCCGCTCGGCCCCGTACTCCCTGAGCGTGTCGAGCAGCCGGTAGCGGCTGCCCGACTCGCCGATCCGCTGCACCACGGACTTGTCGACGAGTCCGATGAGCTGCCCCAGCACCTCCGCGACGGGCAACTGCCCACCTCCACAGACCTGTTCGGCGGCGCTCAGCTCGAAGGACCCGGCGAACACGGACAGCCGCGCCCACAACAGCTGCTCCTCCGGAGTGCACAGCTCATGCGACCAGTCGATGGCCGTACGCAGGGTCTGGTGCCGCGAGAGAGCGGTGCGCCGCCCTCCGGTCAGCACCTGGAAACGGTCGTCGAGCCGCGCCACGAGCTCCTCCGTCGACACGGCCCGCAGCCGCACCGCGGCGAGCTCCAGCGCCAGCGGTATGCAGTCGAGCCGGTGGGCCAGCGCGAACAGCTGCTCGCGGTTCCCGTCGTGCACCGCGAAGCCGGGCACCACACCGGCGGCGCGCTGCGCGAACAGCTCGACCGCGTCGCCGGGCGCCAGCGGCGAGACGGGGCAGCAGTGCTCCCCGGGCACGTCCAACGGCTGCCGGCTGGTGGCGAGCACACTCACGTCGGCGGCCTCGCGCAACAGGATGTCCGAGAGCATCGCGCAGGCGTCGACCAGGTGCTCGCACGTGTCCAGCACGATGAGCAGCCGCCGCCCCTGGAGGTGCGCCACGACCGCGTCGAGCGGCGCCATCCCGGACTGCTCGGGCAGTTCGAGGACGGCGGCGAGCGTGGCGGGTATCAGCTCGGGGTCCCGCAGCGCCGACAGCTCGGCGAGCCACACGCCGTCGGGAAACCTTTCCCCCAGCCCCGCGGCGGCCCTCAGCGCGGTGCGGCTCTTGCCGACACCTCCCGGCCCGACCAGCGTGACGAGCCGCGCGTACTCGAACGCCGCCCGTACCTGCGCCAGTTCGTCCGCCCGTCCGACGAACGAGGTCAACTCGGCGGGGAGTTGCCCGCCCCGCCGCTGCCCGAAGCCGAAACCCATCGCGCTACCGCCCCCGTCACGTCGTCCGGCACAGCTCATCCGCCGAGGATCACACCTCAGCGTACGCAGAACGGCGCGGAGGGTGAACGCGAATCCGGCAACCCCCGCACCTCAGGCGGCGAGCCGCTCCGCCTCGGCCACGGCCTCCTCCAGGCTGTCCACGACGGGCACCCCGGCGCTCTCCAGGCTCGCCCGGCTGTGCGAGCCGCCGGTGTAGAGGACGGCCCGCGCGCCCACGTGCGCGGCGGCGACCGCGTCGTCGACGGCGTCCCCGATCACGACGACCCGCTCGACGGCGGCGGCGACACCCTCCAGCGCGGCCAGGTGCCGCACCATCCGCTCGGCCTTGCCGGCGTGCGAGTCGTCGGTCCGCCCGTCGATCCGCACGAAGTGCTCGTGGATCCCGTGCCGCCGCACGATCGGCACGAGGTGCTCGTGCGGAGCCAGCGACAGCAACGACTGCGTACGCCCGTCGGCCCGCCGCTCGGCGAGCAGCCGCGCGGCCCCTTCGGCGAGCCCGCAGGCCTCGGCCCGCGCCCAGTAGTGCTTGTGGAAGACGGCATCCATGAGCCGCCACTCCGTGTCACTCGGCAGCCGCCCCATGAGCCGCTCGTAGAACCGCGGGATCGGCACGCAGTACAGCTCGCGGTACCGCTCCAGAGTGATCGACTCGAGCCCGATCTCCGCGAAGGAGGCGTTCGTGGCCTCGATCACCGCATGAATGTCATGCAGGAGGGTCCCATTCCAGTCCCAGACGATGTGCGCCCCGCGCCCCGTTTTCCCCATCCCCAAAACGTACCCGCCCCCACCGACAACAGAGCCAACGCAGAGGGCCCACCCCCCGCACCCGCGAGCGCACGCGAGGGGACGTCGGCCGGAAACCTGGAGGCGCACAGCTGACGACGGCCCGCAGTCGCCCACGCGCCGGAGGGGACGTGGGGGTAGGTGCGCGCGGAGCACAGTGGTGGTCACCAGGGCCCCGAAGCAACAAAGGCCCCGCACCAAGATGGCGAGCACGGACCTACCCCCGCGGCCCCGCCCCCAAGACGACCCCAGGCGCACCCCGGGACACCCAAGACGCACCCACCGCGCGAGCCCCCCTCAGCCGATCAACCCAGGAATCTCCTGCGTCGCAAACCACAGCAGCTCATGATCCTCCGCCCCGTCCACCACGAACCGCGCATCCTCGTCCCCCATATCCGCCGCCCCCAACGCCGCCGCAGCCGCGCCCACATCCCCCTCCGCGTCCCCCGAGTCCACATGCACCGCCGCCACCTTCCCCAGGGACAGCCCCCCGGCAACCCGCACCTCCCCGAGCGCCCCTCGATCGAGCCCCCGGTCAGGATCCGCCACAGCCGCCCCATCCGGCACATCCGCCGCAAGCACGACCCGCCGCCGCGCCGCCGACGGATCCCCCGCCACCAACCGCAGCGACGCCGCCGCCGCCCGGTTCAACGCCGCGTACTCCAGCTCCTCGATGTCGTCCGAGACGTACCACTCCCGCAGAGCGGGGGTCACGGCGTAAGCGACCAGCGGCCCGGGCCCCACCTCCCCCGCCTTGTACGCCTCAGCGAGCCGGGGCAGGGTCAGAGGAACGTAGACGCGCATATACGGGACCGCTTTCGCTCGCGTCCGCCGAGACGGACCTTCGTGGCCGTAGAAGACCTTCAGGATACGTGCGGGAGTCCCCGATCGAGGTCCCCCCACCACCCGCGGAGCCGTCCACCCCCGTCCACGGATTCACCCGGCACACCCCCGGAAACACCACGCCCCAAGGGCCTCCACCCCCCTG is a genomic window containing:
- a CDS encoding serine/threonine-protein kinase, with translation MRGAVPRPLAVPKPLRDDDPRDVSGYPLLARIGQGGMGTVYLSRTRGGQPVALKLIRAEYTREPQGPAFRARFAREVATARRVYGYHLIPVVDHDAEAELPWLATRYVPGLPLDDALRDHGPLPVPTALRLAACTAYALDAVHTAGVIHRDVKPGNILLASDGPWLLDFGIARAAGAATLTTVGRLVGTPRHMSPEHALGHEVTPASDVFTLGLIIAEAACGHHPYGRGNGLAIAARIAGTDREPPVLDDVPEPLRTIAAHCLAPRPEDRPTAAETARLCEAEAVTPRPLRDFTGWLPAPVAEDVRRIEAASARPPGGGVALAEAETVRALPPTAPLTVRDEEWSRRVRRET
- a CDS encoding serine/threonine-protein kinase; the protein is MSSTEILSPLGPQDPREAAGYSLLARIGEGGMGTVYLSRTRGGQPVALKVIRREYGQDADFRRRFEQEVQAARRVQGYHLVPVVDHDTSGELPWLASAFIPGIPLHDALAAYGPLPLPAVFQLIGCAARALTAIHAAGVIHRDLKPSNILLGSGGPYVIDFGIARAADATQLTQSGGLIGTPQYMSPEHALGEQVGPATDVFSLGLIAAVAATGRHPYGDGGAITIAAQIANTAHRPPQLASYDEELRTLVERCLAADPADRIGAAELAEWCERAAGRPLAQFDGWLPQPLTAEIARREQWAQNPPPPTPPQAPAAPPTAPPPPATGYGYPQAPGTQPPQTGPHTFDLAPQPTAPAPKPRGRARLVLIAAALVIAVGAGAAAAVWVVNKNDKGGDDEGKKNHDKQTSASADPHEDPTQKDPVDPTGDPTGSAAPPPPAEASYTVLFKDKPFTVRTPGSLDTTYVDLDEPKADTGATMDSDLRDMIIRDSLWEFESTVGKSAGTTAEQCRAGAETDALPAQVGADDFGERGLVTKGTRLCTVTRDGNLAMYEINGMTPGKYDSDVPTVTGKVTLWKISD
- a CDS encoding phospholipase — encoded protein: MRRRIAALAVGAASLTLGLGVTAAPAAAVPADKAQVLSRWTQTDVASYQAWVSADANRGAWSAYGFNWTTDYCSTSPDNPLGFPFKTSCARHDFGYRNYKEAGTFSANKARLDSAFYADLKRVCARYSGTTKATCDGTAWTYYQAVDKLG